The following proteins come from a genomic window of Sorghum bicolor cultivar BTx623 chromosome 3, Sorghum_bicolor_NCBIv3, whole genome shotgun sequence:
- the LOC8079286 gene encoding purple acid phosphatase 2, translated as MGRHGVDQIGAVAAAFAWVVLLPLLLVGVVCPGAQAGQTSEYRRQLGSAIDMPLDADVFRPPPGHNAPEQVHITQGNHDGTAMIISWVTTSEPGSSTVIYGTSEDNLNYTANGKHTQYTFYNYTSGYIHHCTIKKLEFDTKYYYAVGIGQTVRKFWFMTPPESGPDVPYTFGLIGDLGQSFDSNVTLTHYESNAKAQAVLFVGDLSYADNYPYHDNVRWDTWARFVERNVAYQPWIWTAGNHEIDFAPELGETKPFKPFSQRYPTPYKASGSTAPYWYSIKRASAYIIVLASYSAYGKYTPQYKWLEAEFPKVNRSETPWLIVLMHAPWYNSYNYHYMEGETMRVMYEPWFVKYKVDVVFAGHVHAYERTHRISNVAYNVVNGLCTPISDQSAPVYITIGDGGNQEGLATNMSQPQPRYSAFREASFGHAILDIKNRTHAYYTWHRNQDGSSVAADSMWFTNRYWEPTDDSADDFQ; from the exons ATGGGGCGGCACGGCGTGGACCAGATCGGCGCCGTGGCGGCGGCGTTCGCCTGGGTCGTCCTCCTTCCCCTGCTGCTCGTGGGCGTCGTGTGCCCGGGCGCCCAGGCCGGCCAGACAAGCGAGTACCGGCGCCAACTCGGCTCCGCCATCGACATGCCACTCGACGCCGATGTCTTCCGCCCTCCCCCGGGCCACAATGCGCCCGAGCAG GTTCACATCACACAAGGCAATCATGATGGCACAGCCATGATAATCTCATGGGTGACAACAAGTGAGCCTGGCTCGAGTACTGTGATCTACGGGACTTCAGAGGACAACCTCAACTATACTGCAAATGGGAAGCACACTCAGTATACTTTCTACAACTACACCTCAGGATACATTCATCATTGCACAATCAAAAAGTTGGAG TTTGACACAAAGTATTACTATGCTGTTGGGATTGGACAAACGGTGAGGAAGTTTTGGTTTATGACCCCTCCAGAAAGTGGCCCAGATGTTCCATATACATTTGGTCTCATAG GTGATCTTGGTCAGAGCTTCGATTCCAATGTTACGCTCACTCATTATGAGTCCAATGCGAAAGCACAGGCAGTGCTTTTTGTTGGGGATTTGTCATATGCAGATAACTACCCATACCATGATAATGTGAGGTGGGATACATGGGCAAGATTTGTAGAGAGGAATGTCGCATACCAGCCTTGGATCTGGACTGCTGGAAATCATGAGATAGATTTCGCTCCTGAACTT GGTGAAACAAAGCCATTCAAGCCATTCAGCCAAAGATATCCCACACCCTACAAGGCTTCTGGTAGCACGGCACCTTACTGGTATTCCATCAAAAGGGCCTCTGCCTACATTATTGTCTTGGCATCATACTCAGCATACG GAAAATACACTCCTCAGTACAAGTGGCTTGAAGCTGAATTTCCCAAGGTCAACAGGAGTGAAACACCATGGTTGATTGTCCTCATGCATGCTCCATGGTACAATAGCTATAACTATCACTACATGGAAGGTGAAACCATGAGGGTGATGTATGAGCCATGGTTCGTCAAGTACAAAGTTGACGTGGTGTTTGCAGGACACGTCCACGCCTACGAACGTACA CACAGGATATCAAATGTGGCATACAACGTTGTGAATGGCCTGTGcactccaatctctgatcaaTCGGCCCCAGTCTACATCACCATCGGCGATGGAGGGAATCAGGAAGGACTGGCTACCAA CATGTCGCAGCCGCAGCCGAGGTACTCGGCCTTCAGGGAGGCGAGCTTCGGGCACGCCATCCTGGACATCAAGAACCGGACGCACGCGTACTACACGTGGCACCGCAACCAGGACGGGAGCTCGGTGGCCGCCGACTCCATGTGGTTCACCAACCGGTACTGGGAGCCCACGGACGATTCGGCCGACGATTTCCAGTGA
- the LOC8079287 gene encoding uncharacterized protein LOC8079287, with protein MASLTTTTSSPAALPAATTAAAASSISPHAGSKRPLLAGDDAPWRATAATAAGQGIRPVPRIHHAPVLRVATQEDSAAYALAIMKHPDPIGEGLAMEAFAEAAGPECIVPGQQAPLRLMGLKVWPLDIDMKFLEPFGRELQSMKKFMDKSCSVMDSSMANK; from the exons ATGGCGTccctcaccaccaccacctcctcaccGGCCGCCCTCCCGgcggccaccaccgccgccgcggcctcgtCCATATCCCCCCACGCCGGCTCGAAGCGGCCGCTCCTCGCGGGCGACGACGCGCCCTGGCGCGCCACCGCGGCCACCGCCGCGGGGCAGGGGATCCGGCCCGTCCCGCGCATCCACCACGCCCCCGTCCTCCGCGTTGCCACGCAGGAAGACTCCGCCGCCTACGCCCTCGCCATCATGAAG CATCCGGATCCGATTGGGGAGGGGCTGGCCATGGAGGCGTTCGCGGAAGCCGCCGGGCCGGAGTGCATCGTGCCCGGACAGCAAGCGCCTCTAAGGCTCATGGGACTCAAG GTTTGGCCCCTTGATATAGATATGAAGTTCCTAGAGCCATTTGGACGGGAATTACAATCAATGAAAAAA TTCATGGACAAATCGTGCAGTGTTATGGACTCATCTATGGCAAACAAGTAG
- the LOC8054698 gene encoding conserved oligomeric Golgi complex subunit 1: MPAAAVPGGGGAADAEELFRTKRIPEIRAAEGATRREISAKEEELRQLVGRSYRDLLDSADSILLIKQSSDAISDNLARISGSLSSLSPPPEPSPAVSAASPSPSAGGRARLYALAARAKYLVDTPEHIWGRLDEGLLLEAAGRYLRAQVVHGRLSRDAAAAARFPLLAHQAQLVEAFRPQIAQRARERLADRRLPVAAHADALAAVAAIDAPSLAPAQALLLFLTSRRAWISQALAGLASDLSSYTSVLCDISRIVRITLGHVGQLFVPALSDMPLFFKTVLEKTPPEQLFGGIPDPDDEARLWKEHMNQIEATMVLLEPDAVARACTDWLKECCTEIFGVIAGEQKLVDAIGSGELLGSVQRLVRDALDGRDGLEGSLEQWLKSVFGSDIESPWDQIRGLILKDGKDIFEDWMEEAFVRRMKDIVHSELDGLGACVNVKESVHAIGANADPKDAGDFLAYLRKSSKGGGFWFSESKIKKGGVLAHLKPIADENDFHSCLTSYFGPEVSRIRSAIDSKCKNILDDLLSFVESHNSAPRLKELVPYLQEKCYRTISRVLKELEAELRKLSALLGTKKEGNDIPAASIIAERSLFIGRLLFALRYHSSHVPLILGSPREWVKEAGGAAFARLSSPTPRHSRASFDSLVSFTPRRRTFDGPRSPGRQFSDSPRKQTIAAAVSLFGADDRSNPRLDELNKTLQSLCVMAHNVWIAWVSTELSRILSYDLNKDDSLSSSTPLRGWEVTVIKQEESTEGPLEMQIALPSMPSLYIISFLYQACLEIHKVGGHILDRIILHNFAWELLQKVINIYEKFLSSVESGNSPVSEKGILQILLDLCFIGDVLSGGKSSSANTTEMQTKQDSLPSTVTKTSFRRKQSQLQADSAVIEPINKLINRLSQRLDPIDWATYEPYLWENEKQSYKRYVVLFGFLVQLNHMYTGTVQKLPTKSNTDSNIMRCSQVPRFKYLPISAPAISSRSHKSSLQSPSSDSTSKSPWKSYSNGDRSTTPEFDDNASLVGAAPLLKSFVTQVGSKFGENTSRWGSMLSDGQVGKLSDILPGPAAGFFSSFTSGTRYDS; encoded by the exons ATGCCTGCGGCGGCCGTtcccggaggcggcggcgccgccgacgccgaggAGCTGTTCCGCACCAAGCGCATCCCGGAGATTCGCGCGGCTGAGGGCGCCACCCGACGCGAGATCTCCGCCAAGGAGGAGGAGCTCCGGCAGCTCGTCGGGCGCAGCTACCGCGACCTGCTCGACTCCGCGGACTCCATCCTCCTCATCAAGCAGTCTTCCGATGCCATATCGGACAACCTCGCCCGCATCTCCGGCTCCTTGTCGTCGCTCTCGCCGCCCCCTGAACCCTCTCCCGCCGTAAGCGCCGCCTCGCCGTCCCCGTCTGCTGGAGGGCGCGCGAGGCTGTACGCGCTCGCCGCGCGCGCCAAGTACCTGGTTGACACGCCGGAGCACATCTGGGGCCGGCTCGACGAGGGCCTGCTCCTGGAGGCGGCGGGGCGGTACCTGCGAGCTCAGGTCGTGCACGGGCGGCTCTCCCGcgacgccgcggccgccgcgcggTTCCCGCTCCTCGCGCACCAGGCGCAGCTCGTGGAGGCGTTCCGGCCGCAGATCGCCCAGCGCGCGCGCGAGCGCCTCGCCGACCGCCGCCTCCCTGTAGCGGCCCACGCCGACGCCCTTGCGGCCGTGGCCGCGATCGACGCCCCGTCGCTTGCCCCGGCCCAGGCGCTCCTCCTGTTTCTCACCTCGCGCCGCGCTTGGATCTCTCAAGCCCTAGCTGGGCTCGCCTCGGATCTGTCATCCTACACCTCTGTGCTGTGCGATATCTCGAGGATCGTGCGGATCACGCTTGGCCACGTTGGACAGTTGTTCGTGCCTGCACTCAGTGATATGCCGTTGTTCTTCAAGACGGTGCTTGAGAAGACCCCGCCTGAGCAGTTGTTCGGTGGCATTCCAGACCCtgatgatgaagcacggttGTGGAAGGAGCACATGAATCAGATCGAGGCTACAATGGTGCTGCTTGAGCCAGATGCTGTTGCACGGGCCTGTACGGATTGGCTCAAGGAATGTTGCACTGAAATTTTTGGTGTGATTGCTGGTGAGCAAAAGTTGGTTGATGCCATTGGGAGTGGGGAGCTGCTTGGGTCAGTGCAAAGGCTTGTACGTGATGCACTAGATGGGAGGGACGGATTGGAGGGAAGTTTGGAGCAGTGGCTGAAGAGCGTGTTTGGGTCAGATATTGAGTCGCCATGGGATCAGATCCGTGGGTTAATCTTGAAGGACGGCAAGGATATTTTTGAGGATTGGATGGAGGAAGCATTTGTGCGGCGGATGAAGGACATTGTGCATTCAGAGCTTGATGGATTGGGTGCTTGTGTTAACGTGAAGGAATCAGTTCATGCTATTGGTGCCAATGCTGATCCAAAGGATGCTGGAGATTTCCTTGCATACCTGCGGAAATCTTCAAAGGGCGGTGGTTTCTGGTTCTCAGAGTCTAAGATCAAGAAAGGTGGAGTTTTGGCACACTTGAAGCCAATTGCTGATGAAAATGATTTCCATAGCTGCCTAACATCGTATTTTGGGCCAGAAGTTAGTCGGATCAGGAGTGCAATTGACAGCAAATGCAAGAATATCCTTGATGATCTGTTAAGCTTTGTGGAGTCACATAATTCAGCACCAAGGCTGAAGGAATTGGTGCCATACCTCCAGGAGAAATGCTACAGGACCATCTCGAGAGTATTGAAAGAATTAGAAGCTGAGCTCAGAAAGCTCTCTGCTTTGTTGGGAACCAAAAAGGAGGGTAACGACATACCTGCAGCTTCTATTATAGCGGAGAGGTCTCTCTTCATTGGTCGTCTCTTGTTTGCGCTGAGATACCATTCAAGTCATGTACCCCTAATACTAGGTTCCCCAAGGGAGTGGGTAAAGGAGGCTGGTGGTGCAGCATTTGCCAGGTTATCATCACCTACACCAAGACATTCGAGGGCATCTTTCGATTCTTTGGTATCTTTTACACCCAGAAGGCGCACATTTGACGGTCCCAGGAGTCCTGGAAGGCAATTCTCGGATAGCCCCAGAAAACAAACTATTGCTGCTGCAGTGTCTTTGTTTGGAGCTGATGATAGATCCAATCCTAGACTTGATGAACTCAATAAGACCCTGCAGTCACTTTGCGTCATGGCTCATAATGTATGGATAGCATGGGTGTCCACTGAACTATCTCGCATTCTTTCATATGATCTCAACAAAGATGATTCACTATCCTCTTCGACTCCTTTGAGG GGCTGGGAAGTCACAGTAATTAAACAAGAGGAATCAACTGAGGGTCCCTTGGAGATGCAAATAGCTCTTCCGTCGATGCCTTCATTGTACATCATATCCTTTCTTTATCAAGCATGCTTGGAGATTCATAAGGTTGGAGGGCACATCCTGGACAGGATCATTTTACATAATTTTGCATGGGAGCTACTGCAGAAG GTCATCAATATTTATGAAAAATTTCTTTCATCTGTTGAATCTGGGAATTCTCCGGTTTCAGAGAAAGGAATTCTGCAAAtactgctagacttgtgtttcaTTGGTGATGTGCTATCAGGAGGTAAAAGTTCTTCCGCCAACACTACTGAAATGCAGACAAAACAGGATTCTTTGCCAAGCACCGTCACCAAGACTTCCTTCAGGAGAAAACAGTCACAATTACAGGCAGACTCAGCTGTCATAGAGCCTATAAACAAGTTAATCAACAGGCTCTCACAGAGATTGGATCCTATAGACTGGGCCAC GTATGAACCTTACCTGTGGGAGAATGAGAAGCAATCTTACAAGCGTTATGTTgttctttttggttttttggtccAACTGAATCACATGTACACTGGTACTGTACAAAAATTACCAACGAAATCAAATACAGATTCAAATATCATGAGATGCTCTCAGGTTCCAAGATTCAAGTACCTACCAATCAG TGCCCCAGCTATATCATCAAGATCACACAAATCATCACTACAGTCGCCGTCTAGCGACTCCACATCTAAAAGTCCTTGGAAATCCTATTCAAATGGAGATAGATCTACTACACCAGAGTTTGATGATAATGCAAGTCTTGTCGGTGCTGCTCCATTGCTTAAGTCATTTGTTACTCAG GTGGGGAGCAAATTTGGGGAGAACACATCGAGATGGGGGTCCATGCTCTCTGACGGGCAGGTTGGTAAGCTAAGTGACATCCTTCCGGGACCAGCAGCTGGGTTTTTCTCTTCTTTCACATCTGGAACTCGATATGATTCATAG